From a region of the Lactuca sativa cultivar Salinas chromosome 4, Lsat_Salinas_v11, whole genome shotgun sequence genome:
- the LOC111904448 gene encoding uncharacterized protein LOC111904448 translates to MEDYMFWYAHGELYPTQEIGQCSISETAQDNDEGVGDYRRYEQMIIESMHQPEAPYYQQAPYCQQAKQNPNQSARTFYKMLNQVSEPLWDGSKKASTLSTTTSLIAVNTCFLLRPPPIDTSIDASHPLSKTLNLSLNSSALESKHPTINLHRLTFGFSFLVSNFSEKIGSPHYPQSLNIVGMECRLILRSSTSARFKATCETIKFGCSKEAKSCTQGQCYIHIRCVQTPCIQKSRRRKI, encoded by the exons ATGGAAGATTATATGTTTTGGTATGCACATGGGGAATTATATCCAACACAAGAAATTGGTCAATGTTCAATCTCTGAAACGGCTCAAGACAATGATGAAGGTGTGGGTGATTATCGTAGATACGAGCAAATGATTATCGAAAGCATGCATCAACCTGAGGCTCCTTACTATCAACAGGCTCCTTATTGTCAACAAGCAAAACAAAACCCAAATCAATCAGCCCGAACTTTCTATAAAATGTTGAACCAAGTTAGCGAGCCTTTATGGGACGGGTCCAAAAAAGCTTCCACACTCTCCACCACCACTAGTCTAATTGCTGTTAATACGTGTTTTCTCCTCAGACCACCGCCTATAGACACTTCTATCGATGCTTCCCATCCTCTTTCGAAAACCCTCAATCTCTCTCTAAACTCATCAGCTTTAGAGAGTAAACATCCCACAATCAATCTCCACCGCCTTACCttcggtttttcatttttggtttcaaatTTTTCGGAGAAAATTGGATCCCCACATTATCCGCAATCTTTAAATATTGTTGGAAT GGAATGTCGATTAATACTCCGATCTTCAACATCGGCGAG ATTCAAGGCTACTTGTGAAACAATAAAATTTGGATGTAGCAAAGAGGCAAAAAGTTGTACCCAGGGCCAATGTTATATCCATATCCGTTGCGTACAAACTCCATGCATTCAG AAAAGCAGAAGGAGAAAGATATGA